A window of the Leishmania mexicana MHOM/GT/2001/U1103 complete genome, chromosome 29 genome harbors these coding sequences:
- a CDS encoding conserved zinc-finger protein, whose product MSRCGTCNVVLENGEVLRAHYGSEFHLTNVRRRVDGLRPLSQQEHRFSTNEAEGAVLDEKGTPVYSCTLCKKTFHSVQTLQTHIRSTAHLMRKEKRIIARDSETASMLTSTSLGSAAMGLHRRHNAKKSTAARGDAKPKTAPKVDPEAREEDASELRCMFCGFLSADVESNVHHLECVHSFAVPLAAHCTNQAALLAYLARKINGLMCIVCNERTRSFSSLEALRDHMRETNHERLILSPEYQEFYDVALEDPETARPVQLEGVRGDELVLAHDKALGKKRVVLKRENDVPRPRPRETEEQNEKRMAILAEEQETRALARHEQKELIMAQNKEAAWVAKRSGGDRHDLQLDVSMRTNKLHPKGYDGNMMFS is encoded by the coding sequence ATGTCTCGGTGTGGCACGTGCAACGTAGTGCTAGAAAACGGTGAGGTACTGCGTGCCCACTACGGGTCTGAGTTTCACCTCACCAATGTGCGTCGCCGCGTCGACGGCTTGCGCCCGCTGTCGCAGCAGGAACATCGCTTCTCCACCAATGAGGCGGAGGGCGCCGTTCTGGATGAGAAGGGCACCCCCGTCTACTCGTGCACGCTATGCAAAAAGACGTTTCACTCTGTCCAGACGCTGCAGACACATATCCGCTCAACAGCGCATCTGATGCGAAAGGAGAAGCGTATCATCGCGCGGGACTCGGAGACGGCGAGTATGCTGACGTCAACGTCGCTCGGTAGCGCGGCGATGGGCCTGCATCGTCGCCACAACGCCAAGaagagcaccgccgcgcgtgGTGACGCGAAGCCGAAAACCGCTCCAAAGGTGGACCCTGAGGcgcgggaggaggacgcaAGCGAGTTGCGCTGCATGTTCTGCGGCTTTCTCTCGGCGGATGTCGAGTCCAACGTGCACCATTTGGAGTGCGTGCACAGCTTCGCAGTTCCGCTGGCGGCCCACTGCACAAAccaggcagcgctgctcgcgTACTTAGCCCGCAAAATCAACGGGCTTATGTGCATCGTGTGCAAtgagcgcacgcgctccttctcttcGCTGGAAGCGCTGCGCGACCACATGCGCGAAACCAACCACGAACGCCTTATTCTCAGCCCTGAATACCAGGAGTTCTACGACGTGGCGCTCGAGGACCCGGAGACGGCGAGGCCGGTGCAGCTCGAGGGTGTCCGTGGCGACGAACTTGTCCTGGCGCACGACAAGGCGCTTGGGAAGAAGCGCGTGGTGCTGAAGCGCGAAAATGATGTTCCACGTCCCCGGCCACGCGAGACGGAGGAACAGAATGAGAAACGCATGGCGATTCTGGCCGAGGAGCAGGAAACGCGCGCGCTGGCGAGGCACGAGCAGAAGGAGCTCATCATGGCGCAGAACAAGGAGGCTGCGTGGGtggcgaagcgcagcggcggtgaccGTCACGACCTTCAGCTGGACGTTAGCATGCGCACGAATAAGCTGCATCCGAAAGGGTACGATGGCAACATGATGTTTAGTTAA
- a CDS encoding putative phospholipid-translocating P-type ATPase (flippase) codes for MRRIRPLDEAVANQYCTNLVVNSRYTAQNFIFKNLYEQFSRPLNLYFLVVALLQFVSVIAPVNPLSTLLPLLFAFTLTAVKEGYDDVKRHQQDHKYNHTLRRVLDAENVAWVSRINADIRVGDVLLLREDEEIPCDVVVLGATSAVYIRTDNLDGEIDLKPKETLQFTTVDPGSLSRRTSAVCEVSSQTEPPPAVNVISALTSVSLECPPASAIMDSFEGCADLQLSPQATVSCAGAPSGRVPLTHHHLLPQSCVLKNVAQAVCVAVYTGDDTKSGMNKREAPVKWAQIDKDVSRYSACIFVCQILNALVFGVMGFVKNGSVHDMAWYLPLPVSEASGSAVIYPLRFFLLTTVMIPVSFKFVVDVCKYYMARAVEWDVSMMHTAPATAGARRSGRSQQIGCKVKNSSILEDLGQIDYVLSDKTGTLTQNVMELDAVTVCPGHHISVSKIEATCTSMPEELKKQGTATLVTVRRFAQMVALCNTVEVVHPQASSGNDPSGAAIAYHAASPDEVALCAGMRKLGVSLVYRSEHRAVLRMGRGEDRSSTGAAAAVGACIHGDSSVSVAGADNDDEEELTWTVHHTFHFSSERRTMGVVVEESGSGRIWFIVKGADDRVMEMASAGPSSSAASAHPPKPPLHPECAAKLSLYAHRGFRTLLVACKELTRADLSVFLRNIAEASCLTEGRQAHLDALRAQMESGVTIIGITAIEDKLQDDVGETISDMLIAGIKVWMLTGDKMETAEQIGLSCGLYRASDMVIRISQTQPATDLGRDACKRGGAATNARSWSEELLTFPMERLPPPPSWQSRRSSAACEFVSASAAQMCGKALETRVLGFDVSDSSQLSNRPLRAMAQAGDSVAEATGSDAGGGAFVSGGPERIAVLVVEGGTVLETILQDPTLRARFREISSRCSSVICARSNPSQKAAIVRFVRGGGFMTLSVGDGGNDVAMLQEAHVGVGIAGKEGQQAARAADFSITQFSDLRPLLFVHGQQAYTRSAYVIKYSFYKSMLISFIQLVYNVIGTHVSGGTFWNSFSLTMWNGFYTLPQTIFYCFDRCASRVVLERNPYLYKMTRHAVDIRPGEFFGSFVVRGVLQSVGLLWLSTRLYGPDFAYADSGGTASNDVTFSVSYTALMLSQVYTMWWESHAVTPLNLLMLLGMPLFYVYSTSVYSDSPALQYFGVFRKSLDTAGILSAFGVSVALVVPSIIYFTVMVFQTPNPRDVLRQAEIRRQRLLLKRRDYKRMQPLWVRWFGATPEDSSMLCSRYYTAQNMDNDDGGDGMI; via the coding sequence CCGCCCTCTCAACTTGTACTTTTTGGTCGTGGCCTTACTACAGTTCGTTTCGGTCATCGCGCCGGTAAACCCGCTGTCCACGCTGCTACCACTCCTTTTCGCTTTTACGCTGACCGCCGTGAAGGAAGGCTACGATGACGTGAAGCGGCACCAACAGGACCACAAATACAACCACACGCTTCGAAGGGTGCTTGACGCCGAGAATGTGGCCTGGGTTTCGCGCATCAACGCCGACATTCGCGTCGgcgatgtgctgctgctgcgcgaggacgaggaaaTTCCATGCGACGTTGTCGTCCTCGGCGCGACGTCGGCCGTGTACATCCGCACGGACAACTTGGATGGCGAGATTGACCTGAAGCCGAAGGAGACCCTTCAGTTCACTACGGTTGACCCAGGCAGTCTCTCGCGGCGCACAAGCGCGGTTTGCGAGGTCAGTTCGCAGACGGAGCCGCCTCCAGCCGTGAATGTCATTTCGGCCTTGACGAGCGTGAGCCTAGAGTGTCCTCCAGCGTCAGCGATCATGGACTCTTTTGAAGGCTGCGCTGACCTTCAACTCAGTCCCCAGGCGACCGTCTCTTGTGCAGGTGCCCCGTCGGGGCGAGTGCCCCTCACCCATCACCATCTCCTCCCCCAGTCGTGCGTCCTGAAAAACGTTGCGCAGGCGGTGTGCGTCGCAGTGTACACGGGCGATGACACTAAGTCTGGCATGAACAAGCGCGAGGCGCCTGTGAAGTGGGCGCAAATCGACAAGGACGTCAGCCGTTACTCTGCTTGCATTTTTGTGTGCCAGATACTGAACGCCCTCGTCTTTGGCGTCATGGGGTTTGTGAAGAACGGAAGCGTGCACGACATGGCCTGGtacctgccgctgccagtgAGCGAGGCGAGCGGGTCGGCTGTCATATACCCGCTGCGCTTCTTTCTGCTGACGACGGTCATGATTCCCGTCTCCTTCAAGTTTGTCGTGGATGTGTGCAAGTACTACATGGCGAGAGCGGTCGAATGGGACGTCTCGATGATGCATACGGCCCCAGCGACAGCGGGGGCGCGGCGGTCAGGCCGGTCGCAGCAGATTGGGTGCAAGGTGAAGAACTCCAGTATTCTCGAGGACCTCGGTCAGATCGACTACGTCCTGTCCGACAAGACTGGCACCCTCACGCAGAATGTGATGGAGCTAGACGCCGTCACCGTCTGCCCTGGCCACCATATCTCTGTTTCCAAGATAGAAGCCACATGCACGAGTATGCCAgaggagctgaagaagcAGGGCACCGCCACGCTTGTGACAGTGCGGCGATTCGCGCAGATGGTCGCCTTGTGCAACACCGTAGAAGTCGTGCATCCCCAAGCATCTTCGGGCAACGACCCGAGTGGCGCGGCGATCGCCTACCACGCCGCGTCTCCAGACGAGGTTGCTCTTTGCGCGGGGATGCGCAAGTTGGGGGTCTCACTGGTATACCGCAGCGAGCATCGCGCCGTGCTTCGCATGGGCCGCGGAGAGGACAGGAGCAGCACcggggcagcagctgcagtgggGGCTTGCATCCACGGTGACAGCAGTGTATCCGTTGCAGGGGCAGAcaacgatgacgaggaggagctgacgTGGACGGTGCACCACACCTTCCACTTCTCCTCTgagaggaggacgatgggGGTCGTTGTGGAAGAGTCCGGCTCTGGTCGAATTTGGTTTATTGTGAAAGGCGCCGACGATCGTGTGATGGAGATGGCCTCAGCAGGGCCGTCAtcctcggccgcctcggcgcacCCCCCAAAACCTCCTCTCCATCCGGAGTGCGCGGCGAAGCTGTCTCTCTACGCCCACCGCGGTTTCCGTACCCTCCTCGTCGCGTGCAAGGAACTCACACGGGCGGATCTGAGTGTCTTCCTGCGCAACATCGCGGAGGCGAGCTGTTTGACCGAGGGCCGGCAGGCACACCTCGacgcgctgcgtgcgcagaTGGAGTCTGGCGTGACCATTATCGGCATCACAGCCATCGAGGACAAGTTGCAGGATGATGTGGGGGAGACGATTAGCGACATGCTCATCGCCGGCATCAAGGTTTGGATGCTGACAGGGGACAAGATGGAGACGGCAGAGCAGATCGGGCTGTCGTGCGGTCTTTACCGTGCAAGTGACATGGTCATTCGCATTAGCCAGACGCAGCCTGCCACGGACCTCGGCAGAGACGCCTGCAAGCggggcggtgcggcgaccAATGCGAGAAGCTGGagcgaggagctgctcacCTTCCCGATGGAGCGACTGCCTCCCCCACCATCCTGGCAGTCGCGAcggagcagcgctgcatgcGAGTTcgtgtctgcgtctgcgGCGCAGATGTGCGGCAAGGCGCTGGAAACGCGCGTGCTTGGCTTTGACGTGAGCGACTCGTCTCAGCTCTCGAACAGGCCGTTGCGCGCAATGGCGCAGGCAGGTGACAGTGTCGCGGAGGCAACCGGGAGCGACGCGGGTGGCGGTGCATTTGTGAGCGGCGGCCCCGAGCGTATCGCCGTCTTAGTTGTGGAAGGTGGTACTGTACTGGAGACCATCCTACAAGACCCAACACTGCGGGCACGCTTCCGCGAGATAtccagccgctgcagcagcgtcatcTGCGCGCGCTCGAACCCGAGCCAGAAGGCCGCCATCGTCCGGTttgtgcgcggcggcggcttcatGACGCTGTccgtcggcgacggtgggAACGATGTCGCGATGCTGCAGGAGGCACATGTGGGCGTGGGGATTGCGGGCAAGGAGGGGCAGCAGGCGGCCCGTGCCGCAGATTTCTCCATTACGCAGTTCTCCGACCTGCGTCCGCTGCTGTTTGTGCACGGGCAGCAGGCGTACACCCGAAGCGCATACGTGATCAAGTACAGCTTCTACAAGTCGATGCTGATTTCGTTCATTCAGCTGGTCTACAACGTAATTGGCACGCACGTATCTGGTGGTACCTTCTGGAACAGCTTCTCCCTTACCATGTGGAACGGCTTCTATACGCTGCCACAGACGATCTTCTACTGCTTCGACCGCTGTGCGTCGCGCGTAGTGCTGGAGCGAAATCCGTACCTGTACAAGATGACGCGGCACGCTGTCGACATACGCCCGGGCGAGTTTTTTGGGTCTTTTGTAGTCCGTGGCGTGTTGCAGTCTGTTGGGCTGCTTTGGCTAAGTACGCGGTTGTACGGGCCCGACTTCGCGTACGCCGACAGCGGTGGTACGGCGTCCAATGACGTGACGTTCAGCGTCTCCTACACGGCCCTGATGCTGTCGCAGGTGTACACCATGTGGTGGGAGTCGCACGCCGTTACCCCGCTGAACCTCCTCATGCTTCTTGGTATGCCGCTCTTCTACGTGTACTCTACGAGTGTCTATAGTGACAGCCCAGCACTTCAGTACTTTGGTGTGTTTCGCAAGTCACTCGACACCGCCGGAATCCTTTCGGCGTTTGGTGTCTCAGTGGCACTCGTGGTACCAAGCATAATCTACTTCACGGTGATGGTCTTTCAGACGCCTAACCCGCGCGATGTTCTGCGCCAAGCTGAGATTCGTCgtcagcggctgctgctgaagaggCGTGACTACAAGCGCATGCAGCCGTTGTGGGTGCGCTGGTTTGGGGCCACGCCAGAGGACTCCTCCATGCTGTGTAGCCGATACTACACTGCGCAAAACATGGACAACGACGATGGAGGAGACGGCATGATTTGA